In a single window of the Streptomyces sp. 846.5 genome:
- a CDS encoding non-ribosomal peptide synthetase yields MKAIKGLADVLPLTPLQEGMFFHAGLAGPDDADVYTVQFVLGLTGAVEPDRLREALRTLMERHPLLRSAFRTRPNGEPVQLVPHAVELPWAQTDLTGRGEGALTELLARERAHRFDLGRPPLLRATLARVADQEWKLLLSFHHILLDGWSLSVLLAELMTCYHRGRAALPPAPGHRDHLTWLAGQDRTRARAAWSEALAGLAEPTLVGEGAAASRARLPERAFLTLTEESTDRLTALARSCGVTLNTVVQGAWALLLGSLTGRSDLVFGTTVAGRPAELPDAERMVGLFINTVPVRAATRPEESVGAFLTRLQDEQVARLPHQHLGLAEIHGLAGHTELFDTAVVFESYPDADTGDPQDPGAVRVSGVEGVDAMHYPLVLVAVPGPTLTFRLDHRADVVDARRARAICARLESLLRQFVADPGRPVARLAVLTAAETAELDTWNATGRELPSGSLLELFAAQVAEAPERIAVAAGTTRLSYAELDRRAEHLAQRLHRLGAGPETPVALLMERSADLVTALVGIAKAGAVYVPLHPGEPLARLGASLSEVSPALLLTDAALAGHPLVAQARQDPGCTVLQAADTWTGPGDGPAVAAPRPGIHPDQLAYLMSTSGSTGRPKQVAITHRDVIGLALDRCWGRGAEQRVLMHSPAGFDPATYELWAPLLTGGRIVLAPPGDLEPAVLARLVAEEGLTSALITAGLFRVLAEEVPGCFAGMTQLSTGGDVVSPAAVRAVLRACPGLTVRTLYGPTEITLCATQMPLAEDGIGARVPIGRPMDNVACRVLDGWLRPAPDGTVGELYLSGAGLARGYLNRPGLTAARFTADPFAAPGRRMYRTGDLVRRDPDGVLEFAGRADDQVKIRGFRVEPGEVEAVLTGHPQVAAAAVVVRDTGAGGLRLVAHPVPADGAVLDAAQIRAYLAERLPEHMVPLVVPLDALPVTRNGKLDRAALPLPEESVTPGGPRGADTPLREIVAGLFAEVLGLPGIGVEEDFFAAGGHSLLAIRLTGRVQTVLGVAPGVRALFEAPTAAAFAELLRTRMAQGGGDLPGTRPGPRPRPEPLPLSDAQRRLWFLNQAGPGSAYHIPLLLDVDGPLDPAALRTALGDVVARHEVLRTVFAVRDGQPHQLILPADTARPDLTRLDLGPHPDPERLAATAQELAARPFDLARELPLRAWLIPSGPERHTLLLVLHHIAADAGSMEPLLTDLAAAYRARLAGAAPTWAPLPLQYADYGLWRREALGGAEDTGSVEAVQSAYWRGRLAGQPVQLPLPVDRPHREHGTGRSGLVPLALPAPVHAAVRALARKHHMTVFMVLHAALTALLTRTGSGEDVSVGTVVAGRDDEALRSLVGFFVNTLVLRVDTSGDPDFAELLTRVREVDLAAYTHAELPFDRVVELVNPPRSAARHPLCQVVLVLQGQHAQPPQLAGARVGLEPVELGTAKYDLLFTLAEQWAEDGAPAGLGGTLEFSADLFDPATAQQLADRLGRLLEQVTAAPGEPLSRIALADPAELEEVRCWGAATDRSAGGEQTLVSLFEQQAARTPQATAVSFEEQELSYGELDARADALALRLRAAGVGPDRLVALALPRCAELVVAILAVLKAGGAYLPLDPEYPVSRLRYMLGDARPSCVLTVPGTLPPAVAATCADLGIPEIALDGAEPPPLPPLPPLPQPGRAGPDNAAYVIYTSGSTGDPKGVVVTHRNVVRLFGTTREHFGFGPDDVWTLFHSYAFDFSVWELWGALLHGGRVVVVPFAVSRTPGDFVELLAREQVTVLNQTPSAFYQLVHADRERPPGAAPLTLRRVVFGGEALDPARVDPWYDRHPEDAPVLVNMYGITETTVHVSRLEMTRKFPGAQGGSLIGRGLPDLRVQVLDPALRPVPPGVPGEVYVAGPGLARGYLGRPGLTAARFVADPAGEDGARMYRTGDVARWLRGGVLEFVGRADDQVKIRGFRIELGEVTAALAETPGVAQAVAVVREDTPGDRRLVGYVVPAAGVTPRPEAVRQALQGRLPGYMVPAAVVLLDAVPLTVNGKLDTAALPAPARTAGPGRAPRDDRERALVRIFAEVLGVEAVGVEDDFFGLGGHSLLAVRALGRVRDVLGVELGISDLFRAPTAAALAARLDQGTPAHRRPALRRRTRPGAAPQPTTERNPA; encoded by the coding sequence GTGAAGGCCATCAAGGGACTCGCCGACGTCCTGCCGCTGACTCCGCTGCAGGAGGGCATGTTCTTCCACGCCGGCCTGGCCGGCCCCGACGACGCCGACGTCTACACCGTGCAGTTCGTGCTGGGCCTGACCGGAGCCGTCGAACCGGACCGGCTGCGGGAGGCGCTGCGCACGCTGATGGAGCGTCACCCCCTGCTGCGCTCCGCCTTCCGGACCCGGCCCAACGGCGAGCCGGTGCAGCTGGTGCCGCACGCCGTCGAGCTGCCCTGGGCGCAGACCGACCTGACCGGGCGCGGGGAGGGCGCGCTCACCGAGCTGCTCGCCCGCGAGCGCGCCCACCGGTTCGACCTGGGCCGGCCGCCGCTGCTGCGGGCGACCCTGGCCAGGGTCGCCGACCAGGAGTGGAAGCTGCTGCTGAGCTTCCACCACATCCTGCTCGACGGCTGGTCGCTGTCGGTGCTGCTGGCCGAGCTGATGACCTGCTACCACCGGGGTCGCGCCGCACTGCCGCCGGCCCCCGGCCACCGCGACCACCTGACCTGGCTGGCCGGACAGGACCGGACCCGGGCGCGTGCGGCCTGGAGCGAGGCGCTCGCCGGGCTGGCCGAACCGACCCTGGTCGGCGAAGGGGCCGCCGCCTCCCGGGCCCGGCTGCCGGAGCGGGCGTTCCTGACCCTGACCGAGGAGTCCACCGACCGGCTCACCGCGCTGGCCCGCTCCTGCGGTGTCACCCTGAACACGGTCGTCCAGGGCGCCTGGGCGCTGCTGCTCGGCTCGCTCACCGGGCGCTCCGATCTCGTCTTCGGCACCACCGTGGCCGGTCGTCCGGCCGAACTGCCGGACGCCGAACGCATGGTGGGCCTGTTCATCAACACCGTTCCGGTCCGGGCGGCCACCCGGCCGGAGGAGTCGGTCGGCGCGTTCCTGACCCGGCTCCAGGACGAGCAGGTCGCGCGGCTGCCGCACCAGCACCTGGGGCTGGCCGAGATCCACGGCCTGGCCGGGCACACCGAACTGTTCGACACGGCGGTCGTCTTCGAGAGCTACCCGGACGCCGACACCGGCGACCCGCAGGACCCGGGGGCGGTCCGGGTCAGCGGCGTGGAGGGCGTCGACGCCATGCACTACCCGCTGGTGCTGGTGGCCGTGCCCGGCCCGACGCTGACCTTCCGCCTGGACCACCGCGCCGACGTCGTGGACGCCCGCCGGGCCCGGGCGATCTGCGCCCGGCTGGAGAGCCTGCTGCGGCAGTTCGTCGCCGACCCCGGCCGCCCGGTCGCCCGGCTCGCGGTGCTGACCGCCGCCGAGACCGCGGAACTGGACACCTGGAACGCCACCGGACGCGAACTGCCGTCGGGCAGCCTGCTCGAACTGTTCGCGGCCCAGGTGGCCGAGGCCCCGGAGCGGATCGCCGTGGCCGCCGGGACCACCCGGCTCAGCTACGCCGAACTCGACCGCCGCGCCGAGCACCTGGCTCAGCGGCTGCACCGCCTCGGCGCGGGACCGGAGACCCCGGTCGCCCTGCTGATGGAGCGCTCCGCCGACCTGGTCACCGCGCTGGTCGGGATCGCGAAGGCGGGCGCCGTGTACGTGCCGCTGCACCCGGGCGAGCCCCTCGCCCGGCTGGGCGCCTCGCTGTCCGAGGTCTCCCCGGCCCTGCTGCTCACCGACGCCGCCCTGGCCGGCCACCCCCTGGTGGCGCAGGCGCGGCAGGACCCGGGCTGCACGGTGCTGCAGGCCGCCGACACCTGGACCGGACCCGGCGACGGGCCGGCCGTGGCCGCGCCGCGGCCGGGGATCCACCCGGACCAGCTGGCCTACCTGATGTCCACCTCCGGCTCCACCGGCCGGCCCAAGCAGGTGGCGATCACCCACCGCGACGTCATCGGGCTGGCCCTGGACCGCTGCTGGGGCCGGGGGGCGGAGCAGCGGGTGCTGATGCACAGCCCGGCGGGCTTCGACCCGGCGACGTACGAACTGTGGGCGCCGCTGCTCACCGGCGGCCGGATCGTGCTGGCCCCGCCGGGCGACCTGGAGCCCGCGGTCCTGGCCCGGCTGGTCGCCGAGGAGGGACTGACCTCCGCGCTGATCACCGCCGGACTGTTCCGCGTCCTCGCCGAGGAGGTGCCCGGCTGCTTCGCCGGCATGACCCAGCTGTCCACCGGCGGCGACGTGGTCTCGCCCGCGGCCGTCCGCGCGGTGCTGCGCGCCTGCCCGGGCCTGACCGTGCGGACCCTGTACGGCCCGACCGAGATCACCCTGTGCGCGACCCAGATGCCCCTGGCCGAGGACGGGATCGGTGCGCGGGTGCCCATCGGACGGCCGATGGACAACGTCGCCTGCCGGGTTCTGGACGGCTGGCTGCGGCCCGCCCCCGACGGGACGGTCGGCGAGCTCTACCTGAGCGGCGCCGGCCTGGCCCGCGGCTATCTGAACCGTCCCGGCCTGACCGCGGCCCGCTTCACCGCGGACCCCTTCGCCGCGCCGGGGCGGCGCATGTACCGGACCGGCGACCTGGTGCGCCGCGACCCGGACGGGGTGCTGGAGTTCGCCGGGCGCGCCGACGACCAGGTCAAGATCCGCGGCTTCCGGGTCGAACCCGGCGAGGTCGAGGCGGTGCTGACCGGGCATCCGCAGGTCGCCGCGGCGGCCGTGGTGGTGCGGGACACCGGTGCGGGCGGGCTGCGGCTGGTCGCCCACCCGGTGCCGGCGGACGGCGCCGTGCTCGATGCCGCGCAGATCCGGGCCTACCTGGCCGAGCGGCTGCCCGAGCACATGGTGCCGCTGGTGGTCCCGCTGGACGCGCTGCCGGTCACCAGGAACGGCAAGCTGGACCGGGCCGCGCTGCCGCTGCCCGAGGAGAGCGTGACGCCCGGTGGTCCGCGCGGCGCGGACACCCCGCTCCGGGAGATCGTCGCCGGCCTCTTCGCCGAGGTGCTCGGCCTGCCCGGGATCGGTGTCGAGGAGGACTTCTTCGCCGCAGGCGGCCACTCGCTGCTCGCGATTCGGCTGACCGGCCGGGTGCAGACCGTCCTCGGCGTGGCCCCGGGCGTGCGGGCCCTGTTCGAGGCGCCCACCGCCGCGGCCTTCGCGGAACTGCTGCGGACCAGGATGGCCCAGGGCGGCGGCGACCTGCCCGGCACCCGGCCGGGGCCGCGCCCGCGACCCGAACCGCTGCCGCTGTCCGACGCGCAACGACGCCTGTGGTTCCTCAACCAGGCCGGTCCCGGGTCCGCCTACCACATCCCGCTGCTGCTCGACGTCGACGGGCCGCTCGACCCCGCCGCGCTGCGCACCGCACTCGGGGACGTGGTGGCACGGCACGAGGTGCTGCGGACCGTCTTCGCCGTCCGGGACGGGCAGCCCCACCAGCTGATCCTGCCCGCAGACACGGCCAGGCCCGACCTCACCCGACTGGACCTGGGCCCGCACCCGGACCCGGAGCGCCTCGCGGCCACCGCGCAGGAGCTCGCCGCCCGCCCCTTCGATCTGGCCCGCGAGCTGCCGCTGCGCGCCTGGCTGATCCCCTCCGGCCCCGAGCGCCACACGCTGCTGCTGGTGCTCCATCACATCGCCGCCGACGCCGGCTCGATGGAGCCGCTGCTGACCGACCTCGCCGCGGCCTACCGGGCCCGGCTCGCGGGCGCCGCTCCCACCTGGGCGCCGCTGCCGCTGCAGTACGCCGACTACGGCCTGTGGCGGCGCGAGGCGCTCGGCGGTGCCGAGGACACCGGCAGCGTCGAGGCCGTCCAGTCCGCGTACTGGCGCGGCCGACTCGCGGGGCAGCCGGTGCAGCTGCCGCTGCCGGTGGACCGCCCGCACCGCGAGCACGGCACCGGCCGCAGCGGACTGGTGCCGCTCGCCCTGCCGGCCCCGGTCCACGCCGCCGTCCGCGCACTGGCCCGCAAGCACCACATGACGGTGTTCATGGTCCTGCACGCCGCACTGACGGCGCTGCTCACCAGGACCGGCAGCGGCGAGGACGTGTCCGTGGGCACGGTGGTGGCCGGACGCGACGACGAGGCGCTGCGCTCCCTGGTCGGCTTCTTCGTCAACACCCTGGTGCTGCGGGTGGACACCTCCGGCGACCCGGACTTCGCCGAACTGCTGACCCGGGTGCGCGAGGTCGACCTGGCCGCCTACACCCACGCCGAGCTGCCCTTCGACCGGGTGGTGGAACTGGTCAACCCGCCGCGGTCGGCCGCCCGCCACCCGCTGTGCCAGGTCGTGCTGGTCCTGCAGGGGCAGCACGCCCAGCCCCCGCAGCTGGCCGGCGCCCGCGTCGGCCTGGAGCCGGTCGAGCTGGGCACGGCCAAGTACGACCTGCTCTTCACCCTGGCCGAGCAGTGGGCCGAGGACGGCGCCCCGGCCGGTCTCGGCGGCACCCTGGAGTTCTCCGCCGACCTGTTCGACCCCGCCACCGCCCAGCAGTTGGCCGACCGGCTGGGCCGGCTGCTGGAGCAGGTGACCGCCGCGCCCGGCGAACCGCTGAGCCGGATCGCCCTGGCCGACCCGGCGGAGCTGGAGGAGGTCCGCTGCTGGGGGGCGGCCACCGACCGGTCCGCGGGCGGCGAGCAGACACTCGTCTCGCTGTTCGAGCAGCAGGCGGCCCGCACCCCGCAGGCCACCGCGGTCAGCTTCGAGGAGCAGGAGCTCAGCTACGGCGAACTGGACGCGCGGGCGGACGCCCTGGCGCTGCGGCTGCGCGCCGCGGGGGTGGGCCCGGACCGTCTGGTGGCGCTCGCGCTGCCGCGCTGCGCCGAGCTGGTGGTGGCGATCCTGGCCGTGCTCAAGGCCGGCGGCGCGTACCTGCCGCTCGACCCCGAGTACCCGGTCTCCCGCCTGCGGTACATGCTCGGCGACGCCCGCCCGAGCTGCGTGCTGACGGTCCCCGGCACCCTGCCGCCCGCGGTCGCGGCGACCTGCGCCGACCTGGGCATCCCCGAGATCGCCCTGGACGGCGCCGAGCCACCGCCGTTGCCACCACTGCCTCCGCTGCCGCAGCCGGGCCGGGCCGGGCCGGACAACGCCGCGTACGTCATCTACACCTCGGGCTCGACCGGCGACCCCAAGGGCGTCGTGGTCACCCACCGCAACGTCGTCCGGCTCTTCGGGACGACCAGGGAGCACTTCGGCTTCGGCCCGGACGACGTGTGGACGCTGTTCCACTCCTACGCGTTCGACTTCTCCGTGTGGGAGCTGTGGGGGGCGCTGCTGCACGGCGGCCGCGTGGTGGTGGTGCCGTTCGCGGTCAGCCGCACCCCGGGCGACTTCGTCGAGCTGCTGGCCCGCGAGCAGGTCACCGTGCTCAACCAGACGCCGTCGGCCTTCTACCAGTTGGTCCACGCCGACCGGGAACGGCCTCCCGGGGCGGCGCCGCTGACGCTGCGCCGGGTCGTCTTCGGCGGCGAGGCCCTGGACCCGGCCCGGGTCGACCCGTGGTACGACCGGCACCCCGAGGACGCGCCGGTCCTGGTCAACATGTACGGGATCACCGAGACCACGGTCCATGTCAGCCGGCTGGAGATGACCCGCAAGTTCCCCGGGGCGCAGGGCGGCAGCCTGATCGGGCGCGGCCTGCCCGACCTGCGGGTCCAGGTGCTCGACCCGGCGCTGCGGCCGGTGCCGCCGGGCGTCCCCGGCGAGGTCTACGTCGCCGGCCCCGGCCTGGCCCGCGGCTACCTGGGCCGGCCCGGCCTGACCGCGGCGCGCTTCGTCGCCGACCCGGCCGGCGAGGATGGCGCCCGGATGTACCGCACCGGGGACGTGGCCCGCTGGCTGCGCGGCGGGGTGCTGGAGTTCGTCGGCCGCGCCGACGACCAGGTGAAGATCCGCGGCTTCCGGATCGAACTGGGCGAGGTCACCGCCGCCCTGGCGGAGACCCCGGGCGTGGCCCAGGCGGTGGCCGTGGTGCGCGAGGACACGCCCGGCGACCGCCGGCTGGTCGGCTACGTCGTCCCCGCCGCCGGGGTCACCCCCCGCCCCGAGGCCGTCCGCCAGGCACTGCAGGGACGACTGCCCGGTTACATGGTCCCCGCCGCGGTCGTGCTGCTCGACGCGGTCCCGCTGACCGTCAACGGCAAACTCGACACGGCGGCGCTGCCCGCGCCGGCCCGCACCGCCGGCCCCGGCCGGGCCCCGCGCGACGACCGCGAGCGCGCCCTGGTCCGGATCTTCGCCGAGGTCCTCGGGGTCGAGGCCGTCGGCGTGGAGGACGACTTCTTCGGCCTCGGCGGCCACTCCCTGCTCGCCGTCCGCGCCCTGGGCCGGGTCCGCGACGTCCTGGGCGTCGAGCTCGGCATCTCCGACCTGTTCCGCGCGCCCACGGCGGCCGCCCTGGCCGCCCGGCTCGACCAGGGCACGCCCGCCCACCGCCGTCCCGCCCTGCGCCGCCGCACCCGTCCGGGCGCGGCCCCGCAGCCGACCACCGAAAGGAACCCGGCATGA